Proteins encoded by one window of Rhodamnia argentea isolate NSW1041297 chromosome 6, ASM2092103v1, whole genome shotgun sequence:
- the LOC125315474 gene encoding uncharacterized mitochondrial protein AtMg00810-like, with product MVLSNLLVHGLVVSTDAVVSFGMHRCGVDHSVFSMSSLQGCVILVVYVDDIIVTGSDVEGIQRLKQFLRKEFSTKDLGCLRYFLGIEVAYANGSIALSQRKYTLDILKEVGLHDAKPGDTPMDPGVRFDNEHGELLRDAEKYRRLVGKLNYLTITRPDISFAVSVVSQFMSSPRTTHWQAALQIVRYLKGAPGQGLVFHNRGHLHISGYSNPESLEVIGYSDVDWAGCPMDRRSTSGYCVFLGGNLVSWKSKKQSIISRSSAEAEYRAMANVTGELQWVRMFLGEIGLPMIGSSTLCCDNLSAIHIASNPVFHERTKHIEVNCHFVREKVNSGDIRLVHTRYEEQLADIFTKPLRCGRVSYICRKLGLFDMYAPT from the coding sequence ATGGTCTTAAGCAATCTCCTCGTGCATGGTTTGGTCGTTTCAACTGATGCGGTTGTCTCTTTTGGCATGCATCGGTGCGGTGTGGATCACTCAGTATTTAGTATGTCATCTTTACAAGGATGTGTTATTCTTgttgtttatgttgatgatatcattgtCACGGGAAGTGATGTTGAAGGTATACAACGACTCAAGCAATTTCTACGGAAGGAGTTTAGCACTAAAGATCTAGGTTGTCTTCGATATTTTCTTGGCATCGAAGTTGCATATGCTAATGGTAGCATTGCTCTCTCCCAACGAAAATATACTCTTGATATTCTTAAGGAGGTCGGTTTACATGATGCTAAACCCGGTGACACACCTATGGATCCTGGAGTAAGATTTGATAATGAACACGGAGAACTTCTTCGTGATGCAGAGAAGTATCGCCGATTAGTGGGCAAGTTAAACTATCTCACCATTACTCGTCCGGATATTTCATTTGCTGTTAGTGTGGTAAGTCAATTTATGAGCTCTCCTCGTACTACTCATTGGCAAGCTGCACTACAAATTGTTCGATATTTAAAGGGAGCTCCAGGTCAAGGACTTGTGTTTCATAATCGGGGTCATCTTCATATATCTGGTTATTCTAATCCAGAGTCCTTGGAGGTGATAGGATATTCTGATGTAGATTGGGCTGGTTGCCCTATGGATCGCAGATCTACTTCGGGATATTGCGTATTTCTTGGTGGTAATCTTGTGtcatggaaaagtaagaagcagTCTATTATTTCTCGATCAAGTGCAGAGGCtgagtatcgtgctatggctaATGTTACGGGTGAACTCCAATGGGTTCGTATGTTTTTAGGCGAGATTGGATTGCCTATGATCGGATCATCTACTCTCTGTTGTGATAATCTATCAGCCATTCATATTGCTAGCAATCCAGTGTTTCACGAGCGAACAAAGCATATAGAGGTGAATTGTCATTTTGTTCGTGAAAAGGTGAACAGTGGAGACATACGATTGGTGCATACACGTTACGAAGAGCAACTAGCAGACATTTTCACAAAGCCTCTTCGATGCGGAAGAGTTTCATATATTTGTCGTAAGTTAGGTCTTTTTGATATGTACGCTCCAACTTGA